The genomic interval CAGGGCAAAAGCATCTCCTTTCAAACACCTGCGGAGCAGGCTGTCCGATTGCCGGTCTATCAGATAACGGGTGTTGAACCCGAGGTCATCCTTCAGGAAACGGTTGGCGTAATAAATACCTCGATAATTACGATTCCAGAACGAAATGAACGGATCGGAGCCTGGAACTGTGGTTCCTAACGAAAATCTGCTCAAGTCATTGTCTCCATTGGTATAGGCTGCATCGTCGGTTATGCAGTCCAGACCGATGAATTCCTGATCTGTATAACTGCTGGGCAACAAGGTGTACCCTTTTGTTATGAATCCGCGAATAATTGACGGATATTCGGTATAGTTGTTTTCATCGTAATATCCGTTGGGCAATGGATTGAGAAAGTCCGAACATCCGACCAGCAGAATCGATGCAATGAGAGCTGATGATATCTTTTTCATGGTATTAGGCTTTTAGAACGTGATTTTGATGCCTCCAGTGAAGGTTCGGAATAGAGGATAGGTCGTAACACCGGCATCAACCGATTCTGGATCAACATACTTGATTTTGGTGAAAGTCACGAGATTGGCTCCGCGAAGAAAGATTCGAAGACCTTTAATCCCGATTTTGTTGCTTTTTTTCAGCGGTGCGTTAAATCCGAGTTCTATGTTCTGAATCTTGAAATACCCTCCGTCGCGTAACCAAAAGCGAGAAACGAGATAATAGTTGGTAGCCCGAGTGTAGGTCAACCGTGGATATTCTCCGCCGACGTTATCCCGTACGAAGTGCGAATAGTTGTCGTCGCCCCAACCGTTGCGGAAATAGGCATTGGTTAACGGGATGTCGCAGAATGCACGCCCCGTGCCGACCACTGTCAGATCCAGCCATTTGTAGCGCATATAGAGATTAATGGAATAGAACAATTTGGGGATCGTATTGCCGATGACCGTATTATCGTTGTCGTCAACTTGTCCGTCGTTATTCAGGTCTGCATACATTTGAAGACGTTGGCTGGTCTCATCTTCCGAATTGTACGGACCTTTATAGACATATCCCCAATAGTCACCTTCGAGAGTTTCCGTTTGGCGTTGATAGTCATAGGTATATATCTCGTCCAGTTTCAGGTACTTCGCTTCCTGGAACGTCGCGCTTCCGCCGATAGCGTAATGGAAATCGCCGAACTGGTTTTGGTAACGAACGCCGATTTCTCCTCCGTAGTAACGCATCGAATTGTAGTTCTCGTACAATTGAGTTTCACCTAAACCGTAAGAGTATGGAATGGTGCCGGTCATTTCGGTGATGATGCCTTCACGCTTGATATTGTAATAGTTTAATTCCAGAGAGAGATGATTGTTGAACAGGACTGCATCCAGTCCAGCGTTAAATTCCTTACGTTTCTCCCATGTCAAAGTCGGATTTGCCAACCTCTGTAAGGTGGTTCTGGGTACGGTTTCAGTTCCGGTTCCGAACCAGGTCGATCCTCCTCCGGTGTAAGGGCCGAAAGTGAAATTACCGTTCTTCACATAGATGCTTTCATGCAACGTTTCATCTCCGTAGCTTTCATAGCCGATAACCCCGTATTGACCGCGGAGTTTAAGCAGGTTAATCCACTTTACTCGATCCATGAAATTCTCATTGGAGACGACCCAGCTTATTCCTACTGATGGAAATAGATCATAGCGATATCCACGGCGGAACATCGAGGACCCGGAGTAGTTCAGTACACCTTGGAATATGTAACGATCGTCATAAGAATAAGACGCCGTGAAAATACCGTTTTGCTGTTTTTCGTAGTTTTCGTTCCCCTTTGTTACCGAATTGGCCAGGTAATAGGTTGCGGATGCGTTTACGGCATGTTTGTTTTTTTCAAAATCGTAGACCAGATGTTCGAACAGGTTTAGACTTTGTCGATGGAAGTCCGTCAATTTGGTCTTACCCGAAGCGCGGGCCCCGGTGTGAGAGGAGAGTGATACAATACCTTGATCGCGGTTCCAGACGTAGGCCAGATAGTCGGGAGACTTTCCGATTCGTGTCATCAGGTAAGAGTTCAGATTGAGGAACGTATAGGACTTCAATCCTTTGACTAACCATGAAAAGTCGTATTTCACCGTCGCGTTGATCATGCCTGTACGGCCACGATTGGTGAACGATCCCGTTTCTGTGAGGGCAGCTATCGGGTTGTCGGAATAAGCATTGCTTACTCCCCAAATGGTGCGTCCTTCCAGATTATCCAGGATGGTTTCGCTTCCGTCGGGAACCTCCAGGTCGCTGTTTTCATCGGAGTATGTACCCAATCGTACCGGAAATGCCACGGGAGGGATTGTCCGCAGATGATTCATTACCGAAGTGAATACCGTGCTTCCGGTTGAGGATGAATACCTTGGTGACCGGCGGATGGTCAGTCCCGCGTAGAAAGAGACATTCGCTTCCAGGTTTTTCGTGATGCGGGCATCGATACTTGATCGTACGTTCAGCCTGTTGTAGTCGGATACAGGTCCGATCTTGTAAAGATCGCCTTCGCCTGCATAACCGATGTATGCATTGTAGCGTACGCTTTTACCCCCGCCATTGATCATCACGTTGGCCCGAGCGAAAGGTTTGGTATCTTTGAGCATCATCGAACGGAAATCGGCGCTGGGATAATAATAATCATCGGGATTGTTTTCCGCGAAACGGGCGATGGCCTCTGTGCTGTAAAGGGCGGGACGCCTGCTGGCAGTACGGGCTTGATTGTTCAGTTCCGCATAATCCGCACCGTTGCACCATTCGGGAAAGCGGTCGGTGAAACTGACTCCGCTTTCGAAGTTGACTTCGATTGTCCGTGAGTTGGGGCGGCCATGCTTGGTCCGGACATAAAGAACTCCTCCGGTGGCATCGGGACCGAACATGGCTTTGGATACCACGTCATTGAGCAACGTGATGGATTCGATTTCTCCAGGATCGAGTTGTATTTGTGTCGGAGAGACAGGGACATCGTCGACGATCAGACCGATGGACTGACCTCGCGACCGGAGATTGACGCTTCCGTTTCCTGTCGGATAGATCTCAGGATTTCCGTCCGTTTCGGTTACTTCCAACCCGGTAATCAATCCGGTGAGCATGTTGCGGAAATCGATGGCCGGATATTTCAGGTCATCCGAGGTCAGTGATCTGGCGCTGCCGGTATTGCGCAACCGTCGGATATCTCCCCAGAACGGAAGAGCTACGATGCTGTCCTGCTCGGTTTTGTTTTCTTGGGGAAGGGCAGGTTCTTCGGCGAGAGTGGATATCGGGAAAAGAAGGCTCACACTCAATATTGCCGGTATGTATATATGTATGTGTTTGATCTTCATAAATATCGGGCTGAATTGCGATATTACCACATTTCGTTGTTGACGAAATTTGTCATTTTATTGGCTTCCGAAGTTGGGAACGGGATATAATACATCGCCGATTTCCAGGTAGCCTGTCTGTTGTCGTTCAGAGGCCGACGGGTATATATCTTGCCATTGGGATATTCGGAACTGACATCGGTCTTTTCGATATACATACCCATCTGTGTGGCAGTCATGGTTGTTGGGGCTGTCATCCAGCGCCGACTGTCGAAATAGTAATGGTGCCCTTCAAAAGCGAGCTCCACGTTGCGCTCGTTACGGATCCTGTCACGGAGCAGGGTTGGGTCGCTGGAGTATTCTGCTCGGACATCTGGCATGCCGGCCCGATTCCGAACCATGTTTACGGCTTCGAGAGCGGTTAGAGACAATCCTCCGGCAGTTCCTTCGGGCCCATAGGCTTCGTTGACCGCTTCGGCGTAGTTCAGATAAAGTTCGGCCATGCGGATCAGCGGATCGGTAATTGCGTGACGGGGCCCGGACGTCCCATAGTGGCCATCCCACCATTTAAGCTGGTAGTAGCCCGTATTGGTATAGCCGTCGCTTTCTCTCGATCCCCAAGGGATTCCGAATGTCCGTCCCCGACCGTTTAACTGGGTGGTAGGCCACGTCCCGGTATTTGGGTCGTAGTGGATATTGACCCCGTCGGGGGCTCCGGCGACAACGGCTCCGTCGTAAAGAATAGTCTTGTAAAAACGAGGGTCGCGATTGTTGTAGGGATCCTGTTCGTTGTAGGCACCTGCCGCCTGTGCAATATCCCGATCCGACTCGGTGTTGAGGGGATAGCCATTGGCAGTTTCGAACATGTCGACGCAATTCTGGGTCGGGCATGTCCCGCTTGCTGCGGAGTGCCCTCCTTGCGGTTCGGCCAGCAGTGCGCAAAGGAATTCGTTGTTGTTGAGCATGCGGTCGGAACGATTCCATGCCCAGATTTGTTCATTGGTATAAGTTACACCATAGTAGTTGTTATTCCAATTTGAGAAATCCAGCATCGCATAACCCCATTCCTCAGCAATGGCGATTGCCTCTCCACAGGCGGTAGCTGCATCAGCCCAGCTGACGGCCCCGTTATTGTTTAATGGACTGGCTGCATATAGTAGGGCTCTTGCTTTCAATGCTTTGGCTGCTACGCCATTCGGAAATAGCATCTCGTTGCTGGACAAATGGCCCGCTTCGCCTGGGCGACCGTCGCGACGCATTTTGCCGGCTTGCCGGAGTAATTCGTAGGCTGTATCGTAATCTTCTGCGCAGCGGCGTAGAGTTTCGGCAGCCGGGAGCCGGGTGAGATCCCATTCGTCGTCTTCACCGAGTGAGTGATCCAAATATGGCATCCCTCCGAAATAACGTACCAACACGAAATGAGCATAGGCTCGAATGAAATAAGCCTGACCTAACAGGTCGTTTTTGTCCTCGTCGGAGGTGTTGCGCAAACGGTCGATATTTTCGATGGTGCGGTTGCAGATGCGAATGATCTGGAACATGGATTTGGATATGGGACTTCTGCTTCTCTCGATAGTCAGGTATGATATGATACGATCTCCCATAGTCCCTCGCTTGATATTCTGAGAAGTTATCAGACGTCCGGCATCGGCCATATCGGTATACTGATAGAATGAAGCCCGGGCTGTGTAAATATCGGCCTGGAGAGGAAATCCCAGTGTTAGATTCACATCATAATCGCTCTCCGTTCCGTAATATACCACATTGAAATAGGCTTTGAAATTCTTGTAGGAGGAGAAGATATCTTCTTCGTCTATGCCTAATTCGGGATCAACATCGAGATAGTTACACGAATTCAAGCCGAACAGGGAACAGAATAATATGACAATATATTTTCTCATAATCTTTGTCGTTTAGAATCCTATCTTGATACCCAGCTTCAAAGTTGTCATCATCGGATAGTATCCGGATGCAATGGACGTCCGCTGGGGGTCGTGTTCGATCAGATTGGTGAACGTGTAGACGTTATTTGCTGTCATATAAATGCTGAGAGAGTTGATTCCCAGTGCTTTCTTTAGTTTTTCGCGATTGAACGTGTAGGAAGCATAGATTTCCTTTAACGTCAGATAGTCGGCTTTGCGCCATGTGCGGTCGGGAATCTGGACGTCGTAGCCGTTGGTCGAGCTCCCTCCTCCCCATTCGTAGAGCGCATTCGGGTCGCCGTAAAACAGGTTGTTATGCGAAGCATTGGGATTGTCCGGGCGCCAATAATCGAGTTGAGACTTGTTGACCACCAGGTCATTGTGGTTGAACTCCATTTCGAAGTTGCGGTTGTATTCAACGTATTTGCCTTTGTTGCCGTAAAAAAGTACGTTGAATTCAAATCCCTTATAGCTCAATCCTGCGTGGAACGAATAGACGACAGGAGGCCATTGACATCCTTCTATATAGTGCAAATCGTCAGAATCCAGTTTCCCGTCGAACTTGTAATCCAGGTATTTGTAGGTGCCGGGGAAGATATGTGACCAATTGCTTGTATAACTGGGGTAGTTGTGAATGTCGTCTACTGAAGTATAATAACCCGAGTCTACTAAATTCGTTCCGAGGCGGGCTCCTTTGTAGCTGGTGCCTGCGTATTTCTGATAGTCGGGTGCATAGAGGGCGTCCTCATAGTTGACAATCCGGTTTTCGTTGAGTCCGATCATGGCCCCGAAATCATAACGAAGCCCGGATCGGGTTTTGCGGCTGAACCCGAGTTCAATATCGATACCGTGCTTTTTCATTTCGCCTCGGTTGACGTTTTTGTAGTCGGTGCCAACCAACATGGTGACCTGTGGTGCAATGAGCATGTCTTTACGGCGTTCGTCAAACAGATCGACTGTTAATGTGATCATGTTGTCAAACCATCCCATTTCAATTCCCAGGTCCCGTTTGCGGGCTGTTTCCCACCTTGCGTTGGAGTTTGCTGCGTCATCTTCATAGAGGAGACCTCCTCGGCTGGTGTAGCTGCTATAGTATAGCCAGCGTTCGTCGGCGCTGTCGCTTCCCACAATACCATCTGAATAGCGGATCTTCATCAGATTCCACCATGGCATCGAGTGCTTCCAAAAACCCTCCTGCGATATGACGTAACCGACTGCTGCCGAAGGGAACACACCGTACCGATTGCTTGGCGAGAACTGTTCTGATCCCGTATAGCCGACGTTGGCCTCAAAGAGATACTTGTTTTTATAAGCGTAAGTCACTCGGCCGACCAATCCTTGAGTCCGGTAGGGGAAATTTGAGTTGGTATTGCGTTCCCGTTGTTGAAATAGTGCCAGTCCGGTCACATGATGATCCTGTCCAAAGGTGCGGGCGTAGTTGAGCGATGCCTCCCAATAAAAAATCGTATAGTAGGTGCCGCTCATCCCACCCTGCGTCACGGCATAAGGTTCTTCTTCGTAAACACTTGAAGTTGTCGTGTTCCGCACCCAGGGATTTCCATCCTGATTGTCGTAACGGTCCCAGTCGATGTAAAAAACTGAATAACTTTGGTTGGCCTGTTGTGAAATACGGCCGTAGTAGGTACTCAATGAGGCTTTCGCATTGATGGAGAGCCCTTCGGTGATGAAGTCGAGTTTTTGATCGAGAATGAGGTCTGTATAAAGTGTATTGGTGGTCGTTTGTTCAAATGAGGCGTCGTTCAGATAAGTGTAGGGATTCCGATAGTACGATCCTCTGTTTGCCGCTAAGCGGGGTTCGTTCGCGTCAGGGTAGTCCGTGTCGGGGATCTCCTCTAATGCCCAAGCGGGGTAATAGGCATTGAATGACATGGGCGAAGCTGTGTAGATACTGTTGAACAGCGTGCTGACCGAAACACCGTCGGGCTGTTGCCGGATGCCCAAGGTCCCTCCGACCTTGAGTGAAAGAGAGGTCGACTTGGTTACGGTGAAATCCAAATTCGTGCGGTAGTTGATCTTGTCGTAACGGAATGTGGAATTACCCCAATCGCTGAATCGCTTGGCGATGGAGCCTTCATGGGCATAGCTGAAATTCATGAAATATTTTACCCAGTCGTTTCCTCCCGAGATATTGAAGTTGGCATTGACGGTAGGCGATATCTTTTTAACCAGAAGATCGAACCAGTCATTATCGGGATAGCGGAGTGAATTGACACGCGAAGATGGGTTCCGATATTCTGCCAGCTCTTTCTCGGAAAAGAGGCTGGAGAACATGCCGACATTTTTGTAAGCCACATTGGCCATCAGAGCAGTCTGATAGGAGCTGATGTGGTCCGGAACATTGGTGGGTATGTCCATTCCATAATTTACCGACAGGTTCATCTTTGGACGGCCGATTGACCCCGTACGGGTCGTTACGATGATTACGCCGTTTGCCCCTTTGGCTCCGAAAACGGCCGTGGCTGAAGCGTCTTTCAATACGGAGATGGTGCGAACTTCGTTCGGATCGAGTTCTGAAAAGGAGCGTTCCATGCCGTCTACGAGGATCAGCGGCTCCGATCCGTTCCAGCTCGAAAGCCCTCGGATATAGATTGTCGCGTCGTTATTTCCCGGTTGTCCGCTGGTCTGATAGGTTAATACGCCTGGGAGCTTGCCTGCGATGGCATTGGTAATATTGACGGTTCCCGAATTAACCAGTTCTTCCGTATGGACCTGGGAAATGGCTCCAACTACGGATTCCTTGCGTTGCACCCCATATCCGACAACTACGACATCTTCGATATCGGTTGCTTCTTCATACAGAGTTACCTGTAATTGAGTCTCTTTGGTGATTTTATACTCTCGGTTCTGATAGCCGATGAATTGAACGAGCAGAATGCTCCCCCGCGGAACCGAGAAATTGAATCGGCCGTTTTGATCGGCCATAACTCCGCCCAAGTCGTTTCTGTCTTTGACAGTTATGGTTGCCCCGAGCATCGGGTTTCCCTCATCATCGA from uncultured Alistipes sp. carries:
- a CDS encoding SusC/RagA family TonB-linked outer membrane protein, which gives rise to MKIKHIHIYIPAILSVSLLFPISTLAEEPALPQENKTEQDSIVALPFWGDIRRLRNTGSARSLTSDDLKYPAIDFRNMLTGLITGLEVTETDGNPEIYPTGNGSVNLRSRGQSIGLIVDDVPVSPTQIQLDPGEIESITLLNDVVSKAMFGPDATGGVLYVRTKHGRPNSRTIEVNFESGVSFTDRFPEWCNGADYAELNNQARTASRRPALYSTEAIARFAENNPDDYYYPSADFRSMMLKDTKPFARANVMINGGGKSVRYNAYIGYAGEGDLYKIGPVSDYNRLNVRSSIDARITKNLEANVSFYAGLTIRRSPRYSSSTGSTVFTSVMNHLRTIPPVAFPVRLGTYSDENSDLEVPDGSETILDNLEGRTIWGVSNAYSDNPIAALTETGSFTNRGRTGMINATVKYDFSWLVKGLKSYTFLNLNSYLMTRIGKSPDYLAYVWNRDQGIVSLSSHTGARASGKTKLTDFHRQSLNLFEHLVYDFEKNKHAVNASATYYLANSVTKGNENYEKQQNGIFTASYSYDDRYIFQGVLNYSGSSMFRRGYRYDLFPSVGISWVVSNENFMDRVKWINLLKLRGQYGVIGYESYGDETLHESIYVKNGNFTFGPYTGGGSTWFGTGTETVPRTTLQRLANPTLTWEKRKEFNAGLDAVLFNNHLSLELNYYNIKREGIITEMTGTIPYSYGLGETQLYENYNSMRYYGGEIGVRYQNQFGDFHYAIGGSATFQEAKYLKLDEIYTYDYQRQTETLEGDYWGYVYKGPYNSEDETSQRLQMYADLNNDGQVDDNDNTVIGNTIPKLFYSINLYMRYKWLDLTVVGTGRAFCDIPLTNAYFRNGWGDDNYSHFVRDNVGGEYPRLTYTRATNYYLVSRFWLRDGGYFKIQNIELGFNAPLKKSNKIGIKGLRIFLRGANLVTFTKIKYVDPESVDAGVTTYPLFRTFTGGIKITF
- a CDS encoding RagB/SusD family nutrient uptake outer membrane protein: MRKYIVILFCSLFGLNSCNYLDVDPELGIDEEDIFSSYKNFKAYFNVVYYGTESDYDVNLTLGFPLQADIYTARASFYQYTDMADAGRLITSQNIKRGTMGDRIISYLTIERSRSPISKSMFQIIRICNRTIENIDRLRNTSDEDKNDLLGQAYFIRAYAHFVLVRYFGGMPYLDHSLGEDDEWDLTRLPAAETLRRCAEDYDTAYELLRQAGKMRRDGRPGEAGHLSSNEMLFPNGVAAKALKARALLYAASPLNNNGAVSWADAATACGEAIAIAEEWGYAMLDFSNWNNNYYGVTYTNEQIWAWNRSDRMLNNNEFLCALLAEPQGGHSAASGTCPTQNCVDMFETANGYPLNTESDRDIAQAAGAYNEQDPYNNRDPRFYKTILYDGAVVAGAPDGVNIHYDPNTGTWPTTQLNGRGRTFGIPWGSRESDGYTNTGYYQLKWWDGHYGTSGPRHAITDPLIRMAELYLNYAEAVNEAYGPEGTAGGLSLTALEAVNMVRNRAGMPDVRAEYSSDPTLLRDRIRNERNVELAFEGHHYYFDSRRWMTAPTTMTATQMGMYIEKTDVSSEYPNGKIYTRRPLNDNRQATWKSAMYYIPFPTSEANKMTNFVNNEMW
- a CDS encoding SusC/RagA family TonB-linked outer membrane protein yields the protein MKNTNTLTEERQVLPKGIVVLMSILLCGLVFGSPSAFAQNSSIVTGIVLDEEGKPIQGASVSARGGVFSQTVTTSAEGSFELSAAPGTTILISASGYTSQEIRISTERNLRITLSKNTGNPHDPKNTETDIPVSGIVLDDEGNPMLGATITVKDRNDLGGVMADQNGRFNFSVPRGSILLVQFIGYQNREYKITKETQLQVTLYEEATDIEDVVVVGYGVQRKESVVGAISQVHTEELVNSGTVNITNAIAGKLPGVLTYQTSGQPGNNDATIYIRGLSSWNGSEPLILVDGMERSFSELDPNEVRTISVLKDASATAVFGAKGANGVIIVTTRTGSIGRPKMNLSVNYGMDIPTNVPDHISSYQTALMANVAYKNVGMFSSLFSEKELAEYRNPSSRVNSLRYPDNDWFDLLVKKISPTVNANFNISGGNDWVKYFMNFSYAHEGSIAKRFSDWGNSTFRYDKINYRTNLDFTVTKSTSLSLKVGGTLGIRQQPDGVSVSTLFNSIYTASPMSFNAYYPAWALEEIPDTDYPDANEPRLAANRGSYYRNPYTYLNDASFEQTTTNTLYTDLILDQKLDFITEGLSINAKASLSTYYGRISQQANQSYSVFYIDWDRYDNQDGNPWVRNTTTSSVYEEEPYAVTQGGMSGTYYTIFYWEASLNYARTFGQDHHVTGLALFQQRERNTNSNFPYRTQGLVGRVTYAYKNKYLFEANVGYTGSEQFSPSNRYGVFPSAAVGYVISQEGFWKHSMPWWNLMKIRYSDGIVGSDSADERWLYYSSYTSRGGLLYEDDAANSNARWETARKRDLGIEMGWFDNMITLTVDLFDERRKDMLIAPQVTMLVGTDYKNVNRGEMKKHGIDIELGFSRKTRSGLRYDFGAMIGLNENRIVNYEDALYAPDYQKYAGTSYKGARLGTNLVDSGYYTSVDDIHNYPSYTSNWSHIFPGTYKYLDYKFDGKLDSDDLHYIEGCQWPPVVYSFHAGLSYKGFEFNVLFYGNKGKYVEYNRNFEMEFNHNDLVVNKSQLDYWRPDNPNASHNNLFYGDPNALYEWGGGSSTNGYDVQIPDRTWRKADYLTLKEIYASYTFNREKLKKALGINSLSIYMTANNVYTFTNLIEHDPQRTSIASGYYPMMTTLKLGIKIGF